ATCGAAACGGTTGAGATCAACGATGATGCCAAGTACGGGAAGTTCATCGTAGAGCCACTTGAGCGTGGATATGGTACCACTTTGGGTAACTCCCTACGTCGTATCCTATTATCTTCACTCCCAGGTGCCGCAGTTACATCGATTCAGGTCGATGGGGTACTTCATGAGTTCTCAACAATTGAAGGCGTCGTAGAGGATGTAACATCCATCATTTTAAACATTAAGAAATTGGCTTTAAAAATCTACTCTGATGAAGAGAAAACTCTTGAGATTGATGTACAGGGTGAAGGTGTCATAAAAGCAGGTAATATCACACATGATAGTGATGTTGAAATCCTAAATCCAGATCTTCCGATTTGTACCTTAGGTTCCAATGGTCAACTTCGTATGAGGTTAACAGCTCGTCGTGGGCGTGGTTATACTCCTGCTGAACAAAATAAACGTGAGGATCAACCAATTGGTGTTATTCCGATCGATTCTATTTTCACACCGGTTTCTCGTGTCATCTATCAAATAGAAAATACTCGTGTAGGTCAAATGACTAATTATGACAAGCTAACGCTTGATGTTTGGACCGATGGTAGCACTGGGCCAAAAGAAGCGATTGCTCTTGGTTCTAAGATTTTGACTGAGCATTTGAATATTTTCGTTGGTTTAACTGACGAAGCTCAAAATGCTGAAATCATGATTGAAAAAGAAGAAGACCAAAAAGAAAAAGTTCTTGAAATGACAATTGAAGAGCTAGATCTTTCTGTTCGTTCATACAACTGCCTAAAGCGTGCTGGAATCAATACTGTTCAGGAATTAGCAAATAAGACTGAAGAAGATATGATGAAAGTTCGAAACTTAGGACGTAAGTCACTTGAAGAAGTGAAGGCGAAACTAGAAGAGCTAGGATTAGGCTTACGTAAAGACGACTGACTAGTTAACGAATAATTAACTAGCTGTTTTCTTGTTAGCTGTTCTTTAATTTACAACTTCAACAAAGGAGGGAACCCTTCATGGCATATAGAAAGTTAGGACGCACAAGCGCACAACGTAAAGCAATGTTGCGTGATTTAACAACAGACTTAATTATCAATGAACGTATCCAAACAACAGAAACCCGTGCGAAAGAAATTCGTGGTACTGTTGAAAAAATGATCACTTTAGGCAAACAAGGCGATCTTCATGCTCGCCGTCAAGCTGCTTCATACGTACGTAATGAGGTTGCAGATGCTGAAAATGGTCAAAGTGCACTTCAAAAATTATTCGCTGATATCGCTCCTCGTTACACTGAGCGACAAGGTGGTTACACTCGTATTATGAAACTTGGACCTCGCCGCGGTGACGGTGCACCAATGGTTATTATCGAGTTAGTTTAATATTTTTAACAGATAACAAGGGCGTTGGACAGTTTAATATCAAACTTGTTCTCTGCCCTTTTTCTGTATAAACCTATATAGTTTAGACCCAAGCCAAAAAGAGCGTTATGATGAGTATGAATCCATATTCCTATGGTATCGGCAGATGCAAGACTTACTTTTCCGGACTGAAAATGTAATTTATATTTTCTTTTTCATATCTCGTCTAGCTCATGCACCTCCTCCCATTTCTTTATAGAAATTCCCTTTTAACAGATTGTGTAGTATCTTTCTGCTTAGGGATGAGGTGCAGGCTTTTTTTGTATGAGGAAAAAGGCCGAAGCAATGTCACTTTACTTCATTTTTAAAAATAAATGTTTTAAGATTAAACTGTTCTAATACTTGGTATTGAGATGGACTCTTTAATTCTGTTTTACAAGGTATGACTGTTACCATCTGTAATTTTTAAAAAGTAAATAAGAGTAGAGAAATGTTTAGTTAGCTGAGTTGAGGGGAGGAATGACAGGTGAAACAACCAATTATTACACTCGAAAAGGTTTCTTTTCATTACGAATCAAGTGAAGACTATGCATTAAAGGATGTCTCCTTTTCTATTTATGAAGGCGAATGGTTAGCTATTGTAGGCCATAATGGGTCGGGGAAGTCAACGATGGCGAAACTATTAAATGGATTGCAATTTCCTCAAGAAGGGGAAATAACGGTTTGTGGTATAAAGCTTAATGAAGATTCTGTGTGGGAGATCCGTAGACAGTTGGGAATGGTCTTTCAAAATCCTGATAATCAATTTGTTGGAACTACAGTTCAGGATGATGTGGCTTTTGGTTTAGAAAATAACGGAATTGAACGCGATGATATGGTCCGAAGAGTAGAGGATTCTTTGAAGAAGGTTAAAATGGATCAGTTTCTTAATCAAGAGCCCCACCATCTTTCCGGCGGTCAAAAGCAACGTGTAGCTATTGCAGGTGTTCTTGCCTTACGACCTTCTATTATTATCCTAGATGAAGCAACATCAATGCTTGATCCAAGAGGTAGAGAAGAAGTGTTGGAGATAGTCAGGGTATTAAAGGAAGAAAAACTGTTGACTGTAATTTCAATCACTCATGATCTGGAAGAAGCTGCAAAGGCAGACAGAATGATTGTCATGAATAAGGGACAAGTTTATCGAGAAGGCACACCTGAAGAAGTCTTTTCAATGGATGAGGAATTAGTACAATTAGGGCTAGATATTCCTTTCTCAATAAAAATGAGCAAGGCAATTCGTAAAAGTGGTATTGATTTATCAAAGCAATACTTATCAGAAGAAGAGTTGGTGACTGAGCTATGGACATATCACTTCAACAAGTAGAATATCGCTACCAAGCAAATACCCCATTTGAGCACCTTGCAATTCAAGATGTATCGATTGACATTCCAACAGGCACGTATATGGCACTTATCGGTCACACTGGCTCTGGAAAATCAACCGTACTCCAACATTTAAATGCTCTTTTACAACCTTCTGCTGGATCAGTAATGATAGGTGATCGTATTATTAAAGCTAAACAAAAAAACAAAAATCTTAAGCAGGTTCGTCAAAGGGTAGGTATTGTATTTCAATTTCCTGAGCATCAATTGTTTGAAGAAACGGTTGAAAAAGATATTATGTTCGGGCCAATGAACTTTGGTGTATCTGAATTGGAAGCAAAAAGGAGAGCGCATATTGCGGTTAAGCAGGTTGGCTTGCAAGAAGATGTCCTTGAAAAGTCTCCATTTGATTTATCCGGAGGACAAATGCGCCGTGTTGCAATTGCTGGTGTACTTGCTATGGATCCTGATGTTATCGTATTAGATGAGCCGACAGCTGGCCTTGATCCGCGGGGCCGCAAAGAGATCATGGATATGTTTTATCAACTTCATAAGACACGGGGTTTATCGACAATACTTGTTACCCATAGCATGGAAGATGCAGCAACATATGCTGACCAAATTATCATTATGCAACAAGGTAAGGTTGTTAAAAAGGGAACTCCAGTAGAAATTTTTTCATCTCCATCAGAGTTAGTTGAAATGGGGCTTGATGTTCCAGAGGTTGTCCGATTTCAGTTGAAGCTGGAACAAAAAACTGGAGTGAAATTCGATAAGATTTATCTTTCTATCGATCAGCTATCCTCTGCAGTTGGGAATCTTTTCACTAGAGGTGATCGAGTATGATGGAAAAAATGATTTTTGGTAGGTATGTCCCTGCGGATTCGATTGTTCATAAAATGGATCCCCGCTCTAAACTGATGATTATCTTTTTATTTGTATGTATCATATTCCTTGCCAATAATTGGGTTACCTATTTAATTATTGGTATTTATACTTTCTTGATGCTTGGTTTATCACGTATTCCTTTTCGGTTTCTATATGCAGGTTTAAAGCCTGTTATATGGCTAGTTCTCTTTACGCTAGTTCTTCAAGTTTTTTTTACAAAGGAAGGAAATCTTCTATATGAGATTGGTCCTTTGAAAATGTATGATGAGGGTGTAAAACAAGGGATCTTTATTTCCATGAGGTTTTTCCTCTTGATCTTAATGACTTCCTTATTAACGCTAACAACTACACCAATTGAAATTACCGATGGTCTTGAAACTTTATTGCATCCACTAAAGAAAATTCACTTTCCAGTTCACGAAATGGCTTTAATGATGTCAATCTCCTTACGATTTATTCCAACATTAATGGAGGAGACAGATAAAATTATGAAAGCGCAAATTGCCAGAGGTGTGGAGTTTGCGAGTGGGCCTTACAAAGAACGGATTAAGGCTGTAATTCCGCTGCTCATCCCACTGTTTGTTGGTTCATTTAAACGAGCAGAGGAGCTAGCGATTGCAATGGAAGCAAGAGGTTATCGAGGTGGAGAAGGGCGAACAAAATATCGGCAATTAAGTTGGAAAACGGTAGATTCACTCCAAATTTTATTACTTGCAGGATTAACAGCACTATTATTCTTATTACGATCTTAATGGAGCAAATGTATGCAAAGATATAAATGCGTAATTTCATATGATGGGGCCGAATTTTCTGGTTATCAGGTTCAACCCAATAAACGTACGGTTCAGGGTGAACTGGAAAGCGTTTTAACTAAAATGCATAAAAGGGACGGGATAAAAGTAACTGGATCAGGAAGGACAGATGCGGGTGTCCATGCAAAAGGACAAGTTATTCATTTTGATTCCAGTCTTTCTATCTCAGAATCAAAGTGGAAAGTTGCGTTAAACTCGTTACTTCCAGAGGATATTTCCATTCTTTCAGTAGAGAAGGCTCGAGAAAATTTTCACGCACGCTTTGATACAGTGGGAAAAGAATATCACTACCATCTTAATTTATCCCTTGATAGAGATCCCTTCCTGCGTAATTATGCTTATCAGTATCCATATAAATTGAACTATGAAGCCATGAGGGAAGCAAGTATGTATTTGTTAGGAACACATGACTTTACGAGTTTTTGTTCTGCAAAAACAGACGTGGTGGACAAAGTCCGAACGATAGAGGAAATTGATTTTTCAGTGGATAAAGAACTCTTCATTCTTCGGTTTGTGGGTAATGGCTTTTTATATAATATGGTTCGAATCCTAGTTGGAACTCTTTTGGAAATTGGTGCTGGCACTCGTTCACCCAAGGAGATTATTACTATTTTAGAAAAAAGGGATCGTCGCTTTGCGGGAAAAACAGCACCAGCTCAGGGCTTGTATCTTTGGGAAGTGTATTATAAGTAGGCTCGTTCCCGCCTCTAGTAGAAGACACATATCCAGCATTCTCACAACTATGTATTAGCTTTTCTAAAACAACACGACCTGGTGTAACATTTTCTTGACATATGCACAACAAGGATATATTATAACATATGAATGTGTTTTTAACCCACGATAAGCCCCGGATCTTATTGTGTTGAAAATATAATGAATATGATTCTTAGAAGGAATTTAATTTAGGAGGTAAAATCATGCGTACAACGTTTATGGCAAACGCTAATAATATCGAACGTAAATGGTACGTAATTGATGCAGAAGGTAAAACTTTAGGACGTCTTGCTTCTGAAGTAGCATCAATTTTACGTGGTAAAAATAAACCAACTTTTACACCACATGTTGACACTGGTGATCATGTTATCATTCTTAATGCATCTAAAGTGCATCTTACAGGTAAAAAACTAACTGACAAGATTTACTACCGTCACAGCTTACATCCAGGTGGTTTAAAAACAAGAACTGCTCTTGAAATGCGTACAAACTATGCTGAGAAAATGATTGAGCTTGCTGTTCGTGGCATGCTTCCAAAAAATACTCTTGGCCGTCAACAATTTAAGAAAATGCACGTTTACGCTGGTAGCGAACATCAGCACCAAGCACAACAACCAGAAGTTTACGAACTTCGCGGTTAATTTTAAAGGAGGCTATTAACTTGGCACAAGTTCAATATATCGGTACTGGTCGCCGTAAGAGCTCTGTCGCACGTGTGCGCTTAGTTCCAGGAAGCGGTAAAATTGTAATCAATGATCGTGACATCGAAAGCTATATCCCATTTGAAGCTTTACGCGTAGTGGTTAAACAACCATTAGTAGCAACTGAAACACTTGGTAGCTATGACGTTCTTGTTAACGTTAGCGGTGGTGGTTACACTGGTCAAGCTGGCGCAATCCGCCATGGTATCGCTCGTGCGTTACTTCAAGCTGACCCAGAATTCCGTCCAACATTAAAGCGCGCTGGATTATTAA
The Neobacillus sp. PS3-40 genome window above contains:
- the truA gene encoding tRNA pseudouridine(38-40) synthase TruA; protein product: MQRYKCVISYDGAEFSGYQVQPNKRTVQGELESVLTKMHKRDGIKVTGSGRTDAGVHAKGQVIHFDSSLSISESKWKVALNSLLPEDISILSVEKARENFHARFDTVGKEYHYHLNLSLDRDPFLRNYAYQYPYKLNYEAMREASMYLLGTHDFTSFCSAKTDVVDKVRTIEEIDFSVDKELFILRFVGNGFLYNMVRILVGTLLEIGAGTRSPKEIITILEKRDRRFAGKTAPAQGLYLWEVYYK
- the rplQ gene encoding 50S ribosomal protein L17 translates to MAYRKLGRTSAQRKAMLRDLTTDLIINERIQTTETRAKEIRGTVEKMITLGKQGDLHARRQAASYVRNEVADAENGQSALQKLFADIAPRYTERQGGYTRIMKLGPRRGDGAPMVIIELV
- the rplM gene encoding 50S ribosomal protein L13; translation: MRTTFMANANNIERKWYVIDAEGKTLGRLASEVASILRGKNKPTFTPHVDTGDHVIILNASKVHLTGKKLTDKIYYRHSLHPGGLKTRTALEMRTNYAEKMIELAVRGMLPKNTLGRQQFKKMHVYAGSEHQHQAQQPEVYELRG
- a CDS encoding energy-coupling factor ABC transporter ATP-binding protein, giving the protein MDISLQQVEYRYQANTPFEHLAIQDVSIDIPTGTYMALIGHTGSGKSTVLQHLNALLQPSAGSVMIGDRIIKAKQKNKNLKQVRQRVGIVFQFPEHQLFEETVEKDIMFGPMNFGVSELEAKRRAHIAVKQVGLQEDVLEKSPFDLSGGQMRRVAIAGVLAMDPDVIVLDEPTAGLDPRGRKEIMDMFYQLHKTRGLSTILVTHSMEDAATYADQIIIMQQGKVVKKGTPVEIFSSPSELVEMGLDVPEVVRFQLKLEQKTGVKFDKIYLSIDQLSSAVGNLFTRGDRV
- a CDS encoding energy-coupling factor ABC transporter ATP-binding protein, with amino-acid sequence MKQPIITLEKVSFHYESSEDYALKDVSFSIYEGEWLAIVGHNGSGKSTMAKLLNGLQFPQEGEITVCGIKLNEDSVWEIRRQLGMVFQNPDNQFVGTTVQDDVAFGLENNGIERDDMVRRVEDSLKKVKMDQFLNQEPHHLSGGQKQRVAIAGVLALRPSIIILDEATSMLDPRGREEVLEIVRVLKEEKLLTVISITHDLEEAAKADRMIVMNKGQVYREGTPEEVFSMDEELVQLGLDIPFSIKMSKAIRKSGIDLSKQYLSEEELVTELWTYHFNK
- the rpsI gene encoding 30S ribosomal protein S9, yielding MAQVQYIGTGRRKSSVARVRLVPGSGKIVINDRDIESYIPFEALRVVVKQPLVATETLGSYDVLVNVSGGGYTGQAGAIRHGIARALLQADPEFRPTLKRAGLLTRDARMKERKKYGLKGARRAPQFSKR
- a CDS encoding DNA-directed RNA polymerase subunit alpha; its protein translation is MIEIEKPKIETVEINDDAKYGKFIVEPLERGYGTTLGNSLRRILLSSLPGAAVTSIQVDGVLHEFSTIEGVVEDVTSIILNIKKLALKIYSDEEKTLEIDVQGEGVIKAGNITHDSDVEILNPDLPICTLGSNGQLRMRLTARRGRGYTPAEQNKREDQPIGVIPIDSIFTPVSRVIYQIENTRVGQMTNYDKLTLDVWTDGSTGPKEAIALGSKILTEHLNIFVGLTDEAQNAEIMIEKEEDQKEKVLEMTIEELDLSVRSYNCLKRAGINTVQELANKTEEDMMKVRNLGRKSLEEVKAKLEELGLGLRKDD
- a CDS encoding energy-coupling factor transporter transmembrane protein EcfT is translated as MMEKMIFGRYVPADSIVHKMDPRSKLMIIFLFVCIIFLANNWVTYLIIGIYTFLMLGLSRIPFRFLYAGLKPVIWLVLFTLVLQVFFTKEGNLLYEIGPLKMYDEGVKQGIFISMRFFLLILMTSLLTLTTTPIEITDGLETLLHPLKKIHFPVHEMALMMSISLRFIPTLMEETDKIMKAQIARGVEFASGPYKERIKAVIPLLIPLFVGSFKRAEELAIAMEARGYRGGEGRTKYRQLSWKTVDSLQILLLAGLTALLFLLRS